The stretch of DNA TCATTATTGATAGTTCCAGCGACTATTCAAAGGGATTGGCAGCTTCTTTCCAAAAATCATTTGAAGGCAGCGGCGGAAAGATTGTTGCTGAGGAAGCATATGTAGCAAAGGATACTGATTTCAATGCGATCCTAACAAATATTAAAGCGAAAAACCCAGATTTCATTTTCCTTCCAGGATTTTATGAGGAAGTTGGTTTAATTATCAAGCAGGCTCGTGCACTTGGAATTGATGTTCCAGTTATGGGCGGCGACGGCTGGGATTCTCCTACTCTAGTAGATATTGCTGGTGCTGATGCGTTAAATAATACATTCATCACAAACCACTATTCATCTGGAGACTCTGATGCAAAAGTTCAAGATTTCGTAAAAGCGTTCCAAGGGAAATATGATGGTAAATCACCAGATGCCTTTGGTGCATTAGGATATGATACTGCTTATTTCATTGCTGATGCTATTAAACGTGCTGGCAGCAGTGATCCTGAGAAAATCCGCAAAGCACTTGAAGAAACAGATGGTCTTGCAGTTGTATCAGGTACTTTGAAAGTTGACAAAAACCATGACCAAGTTAAAGCAGCTGTAATCCTTGAATACAAAGATGGTAAACAAGAATTTAATACAAAAGTAAATCCGTAATTAGAAAAGCGAAAGCGCCTTGCACAGGGGCGCTGTAGCTAGACATTTTTATAGAAATAAAAGAATAGGGAGAGTGGATATCTCCCTATTCCTATTTTAAATAATATTTTCCTAATTTTAGGAGGTCAAGACATGGAGTTTTTACAGCAGCTTGTTAACGGGGTGTCACTAGGCAGTATCTATGCGTTGATTGCCCTTGGCTATACAATGGTTTATGGGATTGTAAAATTAATTAACTTTGCCCATGGAGATGTCTTCATGGTAGGTGCATTTATTGGCTTTTATTCTATTACTATTTTAGATTTAGGATTTTTTCCTTCTTTGCTTATTTCGATGGTAACTTGTGCTATTCTAGGAGTTCTGATTGAAAGAATTGCCTATAAACCATTGCGTAACGCCACTAGGATTGCGGCGCTTATTACCGCAATAGGGGTTTCGCTGTTAATTGAATATGGAGTGATATATGTACGTGGTGCCCAGCCGGAAGCCTACCCTGGTGACATTGTAACGTCAAAAAGCATTGACCTTTTCGGTGTTCAAATTAGCAGCCAATCACTGTTGATTTTGGGAACTTCCGTTGCACTAATGATCTTACTTCAATTTATTGTTCATAAAACCAAAATTGGTAAAGCTATGCGTGCGGTTTCTCATGATATGGATGCAGCTAGATTGATGGGAATTAACGTTAACAATACCATTTCTGCTACCTTTGCAATTGGTTCTGCTTTAGCAGGCGCAGCAGGTGTTATTTTTGGGATGTACTATACAAAAATTGAACCGTTAATGGGAATCATTCCAGGCCTTAAAGCCTTCGTTGCGGCCGTACTTGGCGGAATCGGAATCATTCCAGGTGCAATGGTTGGCGGTTTGTTATTAGGTGTCATTGAGTCGCTTGTAAGTGCTGCCGGTTTCTCTTTATGGAGAGATGGCGTAGCGTTTGTCGTACTGATCTTAATTTTGATTTTCCGTCCAGCCGGTTTATTCGGTAAAAATGTACGGGAAAAAGTATAAGGGGGCTATTGCGATGAGTATTCTTAAGTCAGCAAAAGGTTTTTGGTTATCAATCGTTTTAGCCGTTGTATTTGGTGTTGTGATGCAATTTTTAATTACCGGAGAAATAATTAATTTCTTTTATGTAAACACACTTTACTTTATTGGTATTAACATTATTCTTGCTGCAAGCTTACATCTGATTATTGGAATTACTGGACAGTTTTCGATTGGACATGCAGGTTTCCTTGCTGTAGGTGCTTATGCCTCGGCTATTATTACGATGAAATTAGAGCTTCCCTTCTCCCTTGGCTTATTGGCAGGAGGAGTTGCAGCTGCGATTGCAGGCTTAATTATTGGGATCCCTACTCTTCGGCTAAAAGGAGATTATCTAGCAATTGCCACACTTGGATTTGGTGAAATTGTCCGGATTGTCTTTTTAAATATTGAATATGTTGGCGGGGCAAGCGGGATGACCGTTTCTCAACTCACCACTTGGCCATGGCTATTTGGAAGTATCCTGCTCACGCTAATCGTTATTAGAAACTTTACAAATTCAACACATGGACGAGCTTGTATTTCTGTCAGAGAAAATGAAATTGCAGCTGACGCCATGGGGATTAACACTACTTATTATAAGGTCATTGCGTTTGTCATCGGTTCCTTTTTTGCCGGCTTGGCGGGCGCCTTATATGCGCACAACTTTTTCATTATCCAGCCGACAAACTTCGGCTTCTTAAAATCTTTTGATATCTTAATCTTTGTGGTTCTTGGCGGGTTAGGCAGTATGTCTGGCGCAGTACTTGCTGCGATCTTGCTCACAATTGTTTCTACCTTCCTACAAAGCTTTCCTGAATTAAGGATGATTATTTATAGCTTAGTATTGGTATTGATGATGCTTTATCGTCCACAGGGATTAATGGGAACAAGAGAACTGACCTCATTCTTTAAGTTTGGAAAGTCTTCAAAAGGAGGGTCAACTCATGACAAACAAACCGTTGCTTAAAGTAAATAATGCAGGCATTCGTTTCGGAGGATTAAAGGCTGTTTCTGAGGTG from Neobacillus sp. CF12 encodes:
- a CDS encoding ABC transporter substrate-binding protein, with translation MRKKKLAGIFMSFMMAAGVLAGCGGASSTSGDKDSETIKIGANLELSGGVASYGQSIEEGLKLAIEEINKEGIDGKKIELVTFDNKSDAAEATNGAIKLISQDKVSAIIGAATSTNTLAQVEIAQKNKTPLITPTGTNSTITFKEGVLNDFVFRTCFIDPFQGTVAANFASKDLKVKNAAIIIDSSSDYSKGLAASFQKSFEGSGGKIVAEEAYVAKDTDFNAILTNIKAKNPDFIFLPGFYEEVGLIIKQARALGIDVPVMGGDGWDSPTLVDIAGADALNNTFITNHYSSGDSDAKVQDFVKAFQGKYDGKSPDAFGALGYDTAYFIADAIKRAGSSDPEKIRKALEETDGLAVVSGTLKVDKNHDQVKAAVILEYKDGKQEFNTKVNP
- a CDS encoding branched-chain amino acid ABC transporter permease; this translates as MEFLQQLVNGVSLGSIYALIALGYTMVYGIVKLINFAHGDVFMVGAFIGFYSITILDLGFFPSLLISMVTCAILGVLIERIAYKPLRNATRIAALITAIGVSLLIEYGVIYVRGAQPEAYPGDIVTSKSIDLFGVQISSQSLLILGTSVALMILLQFIVHKTKIGKAMRAVSHDMDAARLMGINVNNTISATFAIGSALAGAAGVIFGMYYTKIEPLMGIIPGLKAFVAAVLGGIGIIPGAMVGGLLLGVIESLVSAAGFSLWRDGVAFVVLILILIFRPAGLFGKNVREKV
- a CDS encoding branched-chain amino acid ABC transporter permease; translated protein: MSILKSAKGFWLSIVLAVVFGVVMQFLITGEIINFFYVNTLYFIGINIILAASLHLIIGITGQFSIGHAGFLAVGAYASAIITMKLELPFSLGLLAGGVAAAIAGLIIGIPTLRLKGDYLAIATLGFGEIVRIVFLNIEYVGGASGMTVSQLTTWPWLFGSILLTLIVIRNFTNSTHGRACISVRENEIAADAMGINTTYYKVIAFVIGSFFAGLAGALYAHNFFIIQPTNFGFLKSFDILIFVVLGGLGSMSGAVLAAILLTIVSTFLQSFPELRMIIYSLVLVLMMLYRPQGLMGTRELTSFFKFGKSSKGGSTHDKQTVA